One genomic segment of Egibacteraceae bacterium includes these proteins:
- a CDS encoding c-type cytochrome has product MSRARLLPVAAWAAVAVAAALAWLAAGGPGPAGAVQQAPAEETPRGDRLYTTHCARCHGADGRGATDPHNRAPTLVGMEAARVDLVLRTGRMPPADPDGSGRGRSWSDRDREALVAHMTALFNLEGPLLGPEPGDPAVGREVFATHCAACHGYTGDGGVAGGGAIVPRVVGLDPAVIAQAARVGPFQMPRFAEGQISDEELGDVVAYLDEVAVEQATPLGLGELNPVFLSAFAALLTLAMILSCLFLAGRVTMFPDPEPPPDVDGET; this is encoded by the coding sequence GTGAGCCGCGCCCGGCTGCTCCCGGTCGCCGCCTGGGCGGCCGTCGCCGTCGCCGCCGCGCTCGCGTGGCTCGCCGCCGGGGGGCCGGGTCCGGCGGGGGCGGTCCAGCAAGCGCCCGCCGAGGAGACCCCGCGCGGGGACCGGCTGTACACGACCCACTGCGCGCGCTGCCACGGGGCCGACGGGCGGGGAGCGACCGACCCCCACAACCGCGCACCCACCCTCGTCGGCATGGAGGCCGCGCGCGTCGACCTCGTCCTGCGCACCGGACGGATGCCACCGGCCGATCCCGACGGGTCGGGACGGGGCAGGTCCTGGAGCGACCGGGACCGCGAGGCGCTCGTCGCGCACATGACCGCGCTGTTCAACCTCGAGGGTCCGCTGCTCGGCCCGGAGCCGGGCGACCCGGCGGTCGGCCGGGAGGTCTTCGCCACCCACTGCGCTGCCTGCCACGGCTACACGGGCGACGGCGGTGTCGCAGGCGGCGGCGCGATCGTGCCCCGGGTCGTGGGCCTCGACCCCGCGGTGATCGCCCAGGCGGCGCGCGTCGGACCCTTCCAGATGCCCCGCTTCGCCGAGGGGCAGATCAGCGACGAGGAGCTCGGCGACGTCGTCGCCTACCTCGACGAGGTCGCGGTCGAGCAGGCCACCCCGCTCGGCCTCGGCGAGCTCAACCCCGTGTTCCTGTCCGCCTTCGCCGCGCTGCTCACGCTGGCCATGATCTTGTCTTGCCTGTTCCTCGCCGGGCGAGTCACGATGTTCCCCGACCCCGAGCCGCCCCCCGACGTCGACGGGGAGACATGA
- a CDS encoding cytochrome b N-terminal domain-containing protein, with the protein MTPLFRFLFDALDARLRLRKPGRAVVNKVFPKHWSFLLGEVAMFSFAILVATGLFLTMFYRPSAEPLLYTGAAQLYEGRTLPAAYASIVELSHDVRGGLLFRRMHRGAAYLFMFATVAHLLRILLTGAFRRPREVNTHIGTMMLILVIALAYTGQNLVYDLLAGSSLRIAYATLASVPLIGDWLVVWVFGGEFPSEVVSRFFVLHILILPGLLTGLLVLHLALVARQRHTQFPRAGVDGQRYVVGEPLWPSQFAASTTLVLAVGGLVAAFSVLVPWSDVDLHGPLRLGQASNAGHAEWWLFWLQGAITIFPAFEWEVLGMTISHMLAFNVVLPGALFGLLFAYPFLERRLAGYDPDLDNHVCSRPLDVPVRAAIVLGVTAFVGMLTLAMTNDIVARGLRVSVESVMWFFRIAVLAVPAVVAWAAYARSRSVLRRRRAPGAAAGSGGDAPGGAAPANPKVSA; encoded by the coding sequence ATGACGCCGCTCTTTCGCTTCCTGTTCGACGCCCTCGACGCGCGCCTGCGGCTGCGCAAGCCCGGCCGAGCCGTGGTGAACAAGGTGTTCCCGAAGCACTGGTCGTTCCTGCTCGGCGAGGTGGCGATGTTCAGCTTCGCGATCCTCGTCGCCACGGGCCTGTTCCTCACGATGTTCTACCGGCCGTCGGCGGAGCCGCTCCTCTACACGGGGGCGGCGCAGCTGTACGAAGGGCGGACACTGCCCGCGGCGTACGCCTCGATCGTCGAGCTGTCGCACGACGTCAGGGGTGGCCTGCTGTTCCGGCGCATGCACCGCGGCGCGGCGTACCTGTTCATGTTCGCCACGGTCGCGCACCTCCTGCGGATCCTGCTCACCGGCGCGTTCCGCCGCCCTCGCGAGGTGAACACGCACATCGGCACGATGATGCTCATCCTCGTCATCGCGCTCGCCTACACGGGCCAGAACCTCGTCTACGACCTGCTCGCCGGCTCGAGTTTGCGCATCGCGTACGCGACGCTGGCCTCCGTCCCGCTCATCGGCGACTGGCTCGTCGTGTGGGTGTTCGGCGGCGAGTTTCCCTCCGAGGTCGTGTCGCGCTTCTTCGTCCTGCACATCCTCATCCTGCCGGGGCTGCTCACGGGGCTGCTCGTCCTGCACCTCGCCCTCGTCGCCCGCCAGCGCCACACCCAGTTCCCCCGCGCCGGCGTCGACGGGCAGCGCTACGTCGTCGGGGAGCCGCTGTGGCCCTCGCAGTTCGCCGCCTCGACGACGCTCGTGCTCGCCGTCGGGGGGCTCGTCGCGGCGTTTTCGGTGCTCGTGCCGTGGAGCGACGTCGACCTGCACGGGCCCCTTCGCCTCGGGCAGGCGAGCAACGCCGGGCACGCCGAGTGGTGGCTGTTCTGGCTGCAGGGCGCGATCACGATCTTCCCCGCGTTCGAGTGGGAGGTGCTCGGCATGACCATCTCGCACATGTTGGCGTTCAACGTCGTGCTGCCCGGCGCGCTGTTCGGCCTGCTGTTCGCCTACCCGTTCCTCGAGCGCCGGCTGGCCGGCTACGACCCCGACCTCGACAACCACGTCTGCAGCCGCCCCCTCGACGTGCCGGTGCGGGCCGCGATCGTGCTCGGCGTGACCGCGTTCGTCGGAATGCTCACCCTGGCGATGACGAACGACATCGTCGCGCGCGGCCTGCGGGTGTCGGTCGAGTCGGTGATGTGGTTCTTCCGCATCGCGGTGCTCGCCGTTCCCGCCGTCGTGGCCTGGGCGGCGTACGCGCGGAGCAGGTCGGTCCTGCGCCGGCGGCGCGCGCCCGGCGCGGCGGCTGGCTCCGGCGGGGACGCCCCTGGCGGGGCAGCGCCGGCGAACCCGAAGGTGTCGGCGTGA
- a CDS encoding Rieske (2Fe-2S) protein produces MTEKRPQQRDEGKGSRRDTERGAPDRGPGDGAHGRQAPDHGAHEGLYVVGQHIPPPSEVNDTIVMGAAIVAGLSAVVFAVGLLAGAGTGVYGSALAVGLLAMAIAVRRYFAAAYPDIEGLEPRELPDADPDDDEPVTEVPPVARRSLLQRMLVGAATLLGLGLAAPVASLGPSPGDALRRTHWTSGRRLVTTDGRPLRPDDVATGGISTVWPEDAIEVENSAVILVRLSQSPPQPPTNLDWVVDDSLVAYSKVCTHAGCPVGLFRERDDALFCPCHQSTFDAARGAVPTFGPTARALPQLPMGVDDDGFLVALGDFAEQVGPAFG; encoded by the coding sequence GTGACCGAGAAGCGACCTCAGCAGCGCGACGAGGGCAAGGGGTCGCGCCGGGACACGGAGAGGGGGGCGCCCGACCGCGGCCCAGGCGACGGCGCGCACGGGCGGCAGGCCCCCGACCATGGCGCGCACGAGGGCCTCTACGTCGTGGGGCAGCACATCCCCCCGCCGAGCGAGGTCAACGACACGATCGTCATGGGCGCGGCGATCGTCGCCGGCCTGTCGGCGGTGGTGTTCGCCGTCGGCCTGCTGGCCGGCGCGGGGACCGGGGTGTACGGCTCGGCGCTCGCCGTGGGGCTGCTCGCGATGGCGATCGCGGTGCGTCGCTACTTCGCCGCCGCCTACCCCGACATCGAGGGCCTCGAGCCCCGCGAGCTCCCCGACGCCGACCCCGACGACGACGAGCCGGTCACCGAGGTGCCGCCCGTCGCCCGGCGCAGCCTGCTCCAGCGCATGCTCGTCGGCGCGGCGACCCTGCTCGGGCTGGGGCTGGCGGCGCCCGTCGCCTCGCTGGGCCCCTCGCCGGGCGACGCGCTGCGGCGCACGCACTGGACGTCGGGGCGCCGGCTCGTCACCACCGACGGCCGCCCTCTTCGCCCCGACGACGTCGCCACCGGCGGGATCTCCACCGTCTGGCCCGAGGACGCCATCGAGGTCGAGAACTCCGCGGTCATCCTCGTGCGCCTGTCCCAGAGCCCGCCGCAGCCGCCGACCAACCTCGACTGGGTCGTCGACGACAGTCTCGTGGCCTACTCGAAGGTGTGCACGCACGCCGGGTGCCCGGTGGGGTTGTTCCGCGAGCGCGACGACGCGCTCTTCTGCCCGTGCCACCAGTCGACCTTCGACGCGGCGCGCGGCGCGGTGCCGACGTTCGGCCCCACCGCGCGGGCGCTGCCCCAGCTGCCGATGGGCGTCGACGACGACGGGTTCCTCGTCGCCCTCGGCGACTTCGCCGAGCAGGTAGGGCCGGCATTCGGATGA
- a CDS encoding c-type cytochrome — MGRTAPSARALASWLLLGCAAAVALAVEANASATDGPSTAETEDATARGGELYQRWCAVCHATDGSGTADGPPVDELSIALVDLTMRTGSMPLADPNRGVRERRFTDDEREAALAYMVEAFGLSGEVEEPGPGDPGRGQDLYTVHCAQCHGANGEGGVSGRDATVPRTRGVDPIVIAQAVREGPFQMPPFNEKLLRDDELDDIVAFLEDQPSNSPLGLADLTRVAAFTWALLLGTIVLVVCWWIGHRPVRAPDADLAGEREGKGSAS, encoded by the coding sequence GTGGGTCGCACCGCGCCGAGCGCCCGAGCGCTGGCGTCCTGGTTGCTGCTCGGGTGCGCGGCTGCGGTCGCGCTCGCAGTGGAGGCGAACGCGTCCGCCACGGACGGGCCCTCGACCGCCGAGACAGAGGACGCGACGGCGCGTGGCGGCGAGCTCTATCAGCGCTGGTGCGCGGTGTGCCACGCCACCGACGGCAGCGGCACCGCGGACGGTCCACCGGTCGACGAGCTGTCGATCGCCCTCGTCGACCTCACCATGCGCACCGGCTCGATGCCCCTGGCCGACCCGAACCGCGGAGTGCGTGAGCGCAGGTTCACCGACGATGAGCGGGAGGCGGCCCTCGCCTACATGGTCGAGGCGTTCGGGCTGTCCGGCGAGGTCGAGGAGCCGGGTCCGGGCGACCCCGGCCGCGGCCAGGACCTCTACACCGTCCACTGCGCGCAGTGCCACGGCGCCAACGGCGAGGGCGGGGTGTCGGGCCGCGACGCGACGGTCCCGCGCACCCGTGGCGTCGACCCGATCGTCATCGCGCAGGCGGTGCGGGAGGGCCCGTTCCAGATGCCGCCCTTCAACGAGAAGCTCCTGCGCGACGACGAGCTCGACGACATCGTCGCCTTCCTCGAGGATCAGCCGTCGAACAGCCCACTCGGGCTGGCCGACCTCACCCGGGTGGCCGCCTTCACCTGGGCGCTGCTCCTCGGGACGATCGTCCTCGTGGTGTGCTGGTGGATCGGCCACCGACCGGTGCGGGCGCCCGACGCCGACCTCGCCGGCGAACGCGAAGGCAAAGGAAGCGCATCGTGA
- a CDS encoding GNAT family N-acetyltransferase, whose translation MHEGVSIRPARDEELDGVAALLVDAYAEYAARMSPDAWASFAQDIGNVRGRMIEADVVVAERDGRLVGSVTLFTRHRGVRGGTVGVRLLAVHPDARGTGVGRALMEYAIERARAENQQRVVLSTTQEMESARDLYEKLGFVRDSALDHEPAPGVRFEGYALNL comes from the coding sequence ATGCACGAGGGCGTGTCGATCCGACCGGCCAGAGACGAGGAGCTCGACGGGGTGGCGGCGCTGCTCGTGGACGCCTACGCCGAGTACGCCGCCCGCATGTCCCCCGACGCCTGGGCGTCGTTCGCCCAGGACATCGGCAACGTGCGCGGCCGGATGATCGAGGCCGACGTCGTCGTCGCCGAGCGCGACGGGCGGCTAGTCGGCTCGGTGACGCTCTTCACCCGCCACCGGGGGGTCCGGGGCGGCACCGTGGGAGTGCGGCTGCTCGCAGTGCACCCCGACGCCCGCGGCACCGGTGTGGGGCGGGCGCTCATGGAGTACGCGATCGAGCGGGCGCGCGCGGAGAACCAGCAGCGCGTGGTGCTGTCCACCACCCAGGAGATGGAGAGCGCCCGCGACCTCTACGAGAAGCTCGGGTTCGTCCGCGACTCCGCGCTCGACCACGAGCCGGCGCCCGGCGTGCGGTTCGAGGGCTACGCGCTCAACCTCTGA
- a CDS encoding S8 family serine peptidase, whose translation MGSRRALRLRRLVTAVTITIAAVAYTSPEAGTHARVLGTEWWECLRSGEPPSRFDAVVDAHRARLARARRLAGHPSEDPTALPLVIPKSLLEGSRRSLVVGDGGLPGVTVAIIDSGIDGHHHDLVGSTVLRGLDLLNPCGDGRTDVSGHGTAVAGVIASQSRGAASGVRLLPVRTSLGTGTSLRWMNAAGIVWAADNGADVINLSRASRSTRPSRLEHAAVRYATSRGVVVVASAGNDPRRPVAYPAAYPEVIAVTSTDAYGQLSIFAAHHGGVDIAAPGSKVATLAVDGGYGVGSGTSIAAPVVAATVARLKVVNPQLGPRQIQRLLVDTAGPLPFGGPAGAEMPFGVLNVEAALRAAGASMIALQAPAETSQVVRG comes from the coding sequence ATGGGCAGCCGACGTGCTCTGCGCCTCCGGCGCCTCGTCACCGCCGTGACGATCACGATCGCAGCCGTCGCCTACACCTCGCCGGAGGCGGGAACGCACGCGCGGGTCCTCGGCACCGAGTGGTGGGAGTGCCTGCGCTCCGGCGAGCCCCCGTCCCGCTTCGACGCCGTCGTCGACGCCCACCGCGCCCGGTTGGCCCGGGCCCGGCGGTTGGCGGGCCACCCCTCCGAGGACCCCACCGCGCTGCCGCTCGTGATCCCGAAATCCCTCCTGGAAGGGTCGCGCCGCTCCCTCGTAGTCGGGGACGGGGGGCTGCCGGGCGTGACGGTGGCGATCATCGACTCCGGCATCGACGGGCACCACCACGACCTGGTGGGGAGCACGGTCCTGCGCGGCCTCGACCTGCTCAACCCGTGCGGGGACGGGCGCACGGACGTGTCGGGGCACGGCACGGCCGTGGCCGGCGTCATCGCCTCGCAGAGCCGCGGCGCCGCCTCGGGGGTGCGGCTGCTGCCGGTGCGCACGTCGCTCGGCACGGGCACGAGCCTGCGGTGGATGAACGCCGCGGGGATCGTGTGGGCCGCCGACAACGGTGCCGACGTCATCAACCTGTCCCGCGCGTCCAGGTCGACGCGACCCTCACGCCTCGAGCACGCCGCCGTCCGCTACGCCACCAGCCGCGGCGTGGTGGTCGTCGCGTCCGCCGGCAACGACCCCCGCCGGCCCGTGGCCTACCCCGCCGCGTATCCCGAGGTCATCGCGGTCACGTCGACCGATGCGTACGGGCAGCTGTCGATCTTCGCGGCGCACCACGGGGGCGTCGACATCGCTGCGCCGGGGTCGAAGGTCGCTACGCTCGCCGTCGACGGCGGCTACGGCGTGGGGTCGGGCACCTCGATCGCCGCCCCGGTGGTCGCGGCGACGGTGGCCCGGCTGAAGGTCGTCAACCCCCAGCTCGGTCCGCGCCAGATCCAGCGCCTGCTCGTCGACACCGCCGGGCCGCTGCCCTTCGGCGGTCCGGCCGGCGCGGAGATGCCGTTCGGCGTCCTCAACGTCGAGGCGGCGCTTCGGGCGGCGGGCGCGTCGATGATCGCCCTGCAGGCCCCCGCGGAGACGAGCCAGGTGGTCAGAGGTTGA
- a CDS encoding alanyl-tRNA editing protein → MAVTEELYATDAYRRVFEGAVVAVDRAQGRVALDRTAFYPGGGGQPHDTGTLAWDGGRAAVVKAKKEGGVVWHWLNLPGEALPDERTGAYGELDWERRHALMRTHTALHVLCGVIWADFGVAVTGGNMEPGSGRLDFELDAMSAELGARVERRINEEINRARDVLVDFVDRGEADRDPALIRTKANLIPPSINPLRVIDIVGLDKQADGGTHVASTAEVGRVAVTKTESKGKANKRIRIALEDVPPSP, encoded by the coding sequence ATGGCCGTCACCGAGGAGCTCTACGCCACCGACGCGTACCGCCGCGTCTTCGAGGGCGCGGTCGTCGCCGTCGACCGCGCGCAGGGGCGCGTCGCGCTCGACCGCACCGCGTTCTACCCCGGCGGGGGCGGCCAGCCCCACGACACCGGGACGCTCGCGTGGGACGGCGGGCGGGCCGCCGTGGTGAAGGCGAAGAAGGAGGGCGGGGTCGTGTGGCACTGGCTCAACCTGCCCGGGGAGGCGCTGCCCGACGAGCGCACCGGCGCCTACGGCGAGCTCGACTGGGAGCGCCGGCACGCGCTCATGCGCACCCACACGGCCCTGCACGTGCTCTGCGGGGTCATCTGGGCCGACTTCGGCGTGGCCGTCACCGGCGGCAACATGGAGCCGGGGTCGGGTCGGCTGGACTTCGAGCTCGACGCGATGAGCGCCGAGCTCGGCGCCCGCGTCGAGCGGCGCATCAACGAGGAGATCAACCGCGCCCGCGACGTCCTCGTCGACTTCGTCGACCGTGGTGAGGCTGACCGGGACCCCGCGCTCATCCGCACGAAGGCCAACCTCATCCCCCCGAGCATCAACCCTTTGCGGGTCATCGACATCGTCGGCCTCGACAAGCAGGCCGACGGGGGCACGCACGTCGCCTCCACGGCCGAGGTCGGCCGCGTCGCCGTCACGAAGACCGAGTCGAAGGGCAAAGCGAACAAGCGCATCCGCATAGCCCTCGAGGACGTTCCGCCTTCCCCCTGA
- a CDS encoding pilus assembly protein TadG-related protein → MAEERGTVTLWLLGLCVVLLFLGGLTLDLWRAFSERRALAGVVDAAAAAGASGIDVAAFRATGHVALDPAAAEALAADNLAAHNDLPSLTAVTLSASPAAITVEATGAVDLTLTKLLLDPVPLTIRVTATAEPAASP, encoded by the coding sequence ATGGCCGAGGAGCGCGGCACGGTGACGCTCTGGCTGCTCGGGCTCTGTGTCGTGCTGCTGTTCCTCGGGGGGTTGACGCTCGACCTGTGGCGGGCGTTCAGCGAGCGCCGCGCCCTCGCCGGGGTCGTCGACGCGGCCGCAGCCGCTGGCGCGTCGGGGATCGACGTCGCCGCGTTCCGCGCCACCGGTCATGTCGCCCTCGACCCGGCTGCGGCCGAGGCGCTCGCCGCCGACAACCTCGCCGCCCACAACGACCTGCCATCCCTCACCGCCGTCACCCTGTCCGCCTCGCCCGCCGCGATCACGGTCGAGGCCACGGGAGCCGTCGACCTCACGCTCACGAAGCTCCTGCTCGACCCCGTGCCCCTGACCATTCGCGTCACCGCGACCGCCGAGCCGGCCGCCTCGCCGTGA
- a CDS encoding type II secretion system F family protein translates to MTGAALLAVLAAGVAAAALASIVVPPTPRLAPRVRPYTLASRSGLGRGADAAAVAEPGTALSAGTLRRLVGPPVEELARALGRIVDQVGDDALLLRLRQAGLCQEVPEARRAQEYRIRQLGSAALATAVLGGATLLAGQPPARVLLAGVGGCVFGATRWRGRVDRAIEERRLRMQIELYTVNQLLAMHVRVGGGVVQAIGRVVERGRGEVVGELAEVLAAHRSGRRISAALEHAARVTPEPHASRTYKLLAGGAEYGADLAEGLRALSEDIRGQRGEMLKRAATRRRAAMLVPIIAVLAPIMLLFVAAPLPSIVFGGR, encoded by the coding sequence GTGACCGGCGCGGCCCTGCTCGCGGTCCTCGCGGCGGGGGTCGCTGCGGCCGCCCTCGCCTCGATCGTGGTGCCGCCGACGCCGCGCCTCGCGCCCCGCGTGCGGCCCTACACGCTGGCCAGCCGCTCGGGTCTTGGCCGGGGGGCGGATGCCGCGGCCGTGGCCGAGCCGGGCACGGCGCTGTCGGCTGGCACGCTCCGGCGCCTCGTCGGCCCGCCGGTCGAGGAGCTCGCGCGGGCCCTCGGGCGGATCGTGGACCAGGTGGGCGACGACGCGCTGCTCCTGCGGCTGCGTCAGGCCGGACTGTGCCAGGAGGTGCCGGAGGCCCGGCGCGCCCAGGAGTACCGGATCCGCCAGCTCGGCAGCGCCGCCCTCGCGACCGCCGTCCTCGGCGGGGCGACCCTGCTCGCGGGGCAGCCACCCGCCCGCGTGCTGCTCGCCGGCGTCGGCGGGTGCGTGTTCGGGGCGACCCGGTGGCGCGGGCGCGTCGACCGGGCGATCGAGGAGCGCCGGCTGCGCATGCAGATCGAGCTCTACACCGTCAACCAGCTGCTCGCCATGCACGTGCGGGTCGGCGGCGGCGTGGTTCAGGCGATCGGCCGGGTCGTCGAGCGGGGACGGGGGGAGGTCGTCGGCGAGCTCGCCGAGGTGCTCGCCGCGCACCGCAGCGGCCGGCGGATCTCCGCCGCGCTCGAGCATGCCGCCCGGGTTACGCCGGAGCCGCACGCCTCCCGCACCTACAAGCTCCTCGCCGGGGGAGCGGAGTACGGCGCGGACCTGGCCGAGGGCCTGCGGGCGCTGTCGGAGGACATCCGGGGTCAGCGCGGCGAGATGCTCAAGCGCGCGGCCACCCGGCGGCGGGCGGCGATGCTCGTGCCGATCATCGCGGTGCTCGCGCCGATCATGCTCCTGTTCGTCGCCGCGCCACTGCCGTCGATCGTGTTCGGAGGCCGGTGA
- a CDS encoding type II secretion system F family protein gives MRLAAALASAVTAYFAVGLVAGCAPTLRRSAGTRRRAAAAQLWLTQAGVALSPAQFWTGSATVALAAFALLTAVTATPAVALVPAVAVGLLPRAYFARRRGLRLAEVAQAWPDGLRELVAAVSAGMSLPQAVSGLAAAGPPPLQRAFSRFPLLLRMLGFVPALEVVKAELADPTSDRVIEVLVLAHERGGRIVGEILRDLAEAAAADAKTCAEIATAGLEQKLNARSVFVLPWVVLALLTARPGHFRDFYQSAGGVGVVVVAAVLSAVGMGIVARLARDPVEERVLADGGAVR, from the coding sequence GTGAGGCTCGCCGCCGCCCTGGCCAGCGCCGTGACGGCCTACTTCGCGGTGGGGCTTGTCGCCGGTTGCGCGCCGACCCTGCGCCGCAGCGCGGGCACGCGGCGGCGCGCGGCCGCGGCGCAGCTGTGGCTCACCCAGGCGGGGGTGGCGCTCAGCCCGGCGCAGTTCTGGACGGGCTCGGCGACGGTGGCGCTGGCCGCCTTCGCTCTGCTGACGGCGGTCACGGCCACTCCGGCGGTCGCGCTCGTTCCCGCCGTCGCGGTGGGGCTGCTCCCGCGCGCCTACTTCGCGCGCCGCCGCGGGCTGCGCCTGGCCGAGGTCGCTCAGGCGTGGCCCGATGGACTGCGCGAGCTCGTCGCCGCCGTGTCGGCCGGGATGAGCCTGCCCCAGGCGGTTTCCGGACTCGCCGCAGCCGGCCCCCCGCCGCTGCAGCGGGCGTTCTCCCGCTTCCCCCTGCTGCTGCGCATGCTCGGCTTCGTCCCTGCGCTGGAGGTCGTGAAGGCCGAGCTCGCCGACCCGACGAGCGACCGGGTCATCGAGGTGCTCGTCCTCGCGCACGAGCGCGGCGGGCGGATCGTCGGGGAGATCCTCCGCGACCTCGCCGAGGCCGCCGCCGCGGACGCCAAGACCTGCGCGGAGATCGCCACCGCGGGCCTCGAGCAGAAGCTCAACGCCCGGTCGGTGTTCGTGCTGCCCTGGGTGGTGCTCGCGCTTCTCACCGCCCGACCGGGCCACTTCCGCGACTTCTACCAGTCCGCCGGTGGGGTGGGCGTCGTCGTCGTGGCGGCTGTGCTCAGCGCTGTCGGCATGGGCATCGTCGCCCGCCTCGCCCGCGACCCGGTGGAGGAGCGCGTCCTCGCCGACGGTGGGGCGGTCCGGTGA